Proteins from a genomic interval of Pelosinus sp. IPA-1:
- the aspS gene encoding aspartate--tRNA ligase: METMVGLKRTHSCECLNKQNVGQEVTLCGWVARRRDHGGLIFIDLRDRSGFVQVVFSQDVDIDSFKKAETVRSEFVLAVKGIVKLRDDSTVNPNMATGEIEVYASELRILNAAKTPPFYIQDNIDVDETLRLKYRYLDLRRPEMQRNLMLRHRVTKSMRDFFDNNGFMEIETPVLMKSSPEGARDYLVPSRVNSGKFYALPQSPQIFKQMLMVAGMERYFQIARCFRDEDLRADRQPEFTQLDIEMSFVDREELLPMMEEMTAQLFKEAIGAELQTPFLRLSYDDAMNRFGSDKPDVRFAMELVDLSDAVQGSNFKVFETVLANGGQVKAINVKGYAHAPRRELDGLIEYVSIYGAKGLAWISYTADGIKSAITKFLSDDIMEKIAKTAEIETGDLLLIVADKPSIVANALGQLRLEMARRLNLIDEDKLSFLWVVDFPMFEHDEEENRWVAMHHPFTSPREEDIQYLESDPGRIKAKAYDMVLNGTEIGGGSMRIYNRELQERVFTAIGLSQEEAVAKFGYMLEAFEFGTPPHGGIAFGLDRLIMLMAKRSSIRDVIAFPKNQSATDVMTQAPSEVDAKQLRELSIKTTVVAKVKV; the protein is encoded by the coding sequence ATGGAAACAATGGTAGGTTTAAAAAGAACACATTCGTGTGAGTGCTTAAATAAACAAAATGTAGGCCAGGAAGTAACACTGTGTGGCTGGGTGGCACGACGTCGTGATCACGGCGGACTTATTTTTATTGATTTACGTGATCGCTCTGGTTTTGTACAAGTTGTCTTTTCTCAAGATGTGGATATAGACTCTTTCAAAAAGGCCGAAACGGTTCGTTCAGAATTTGTATTGGCTGTAAAGGGTATCGTTAAATTGCGGGATGATTCTACGGTTAATCCCAATATGGCAACAGGGGAAATTGAAGTTTATGCGTCGGAACTTAGAATCTTGAATGCTGCTAAAACTCCGCCTTTTTATATACAAGATAATATTGATGTTGATGAGACGTTACGGCTAAAATATCGTTATTTGGACTTACGTCGTCCAGAAATGCAACGGAATTTGATGCTTAGGCACCGTGTAACAAAAAGCATGCGAGACTTTTTTGATAATAATGGATTCATGGAAATTGAAACACCTGTTCTTATGAAAAGTTCGCCAGAAGGGGCTAGAGATTATTTAGTTCCCAGTCGTGTAAATTCCGGCAAATTTTATGCGTTGCCTCAATCTCCCCAGATTTTTAAACAGATGCTAATGGTTGCGGGTATGGAACGTTATTTCCAGATTGCACGCTGCTTCCGCGATGAAGACTTAAGAGCCGATCGTCAACCTGAATTTACACAACTTGATATTGAAATGTCTTTTGTTGATCGTGAAGAACTTTTACCGATGATGGAAGAGATGACGGCTCAATTATTTAAAGAGGCAATTGGCGCTGAACTACAGACACCTTTTTTACGCTTGAGTTATGATGATGCAATGAATCGTTTTGGTTCTGACAAGCCTGATGTGCGCTTTGCCATGGAACTTGTTGATCTTTCAGATGCTGTCCAAGGATCAAATTTTAAAGTTTTTGAAACCGTATTAGCAAATGGCGGTCAGGTAAAAGCCATAAATGTAAAAGGTTATGCTCATGCTCCAAGACGTGAACTTGATGGTCTAATTGAGTATGTTTCTATTTATGGTGCTAAAGGGTTGGCTTGGATTAGTTATACTGCTGATGGTATTAAGTCTGCCATTACTAAATTTTTATCCGATGATATTATGGAAAAAATAGCTAAAACTGCCGAAATAGAAACAGGTGATCTATTGCTTATCGTTGCAGATAAGCCATCTATAGTTGCTAATGCATTAGGACAATTGAGATTAGAAATGGCTCGTCGTCTTAATTTAATTGATGAGGATAAACTATCCTTTTTATGGGTTGTTGACTTTCCAATGTTTGAGCACGATGAAGAAGAAAATCGTTGGGTTGCAATGCATCATCCTTTTACTTCACCAAGAGAAGAAGATATACAATATTTAGAGAGCGATCCTGGTCGTATTAAGGCGAAAGCCTATGATATGGTACTCAATGGTACTGAAATTGGCGGCGGTAGTATGAGAATCTATAATCGCGAATTACAAGAGCGAGTTTTTACAGCGATTGGTCTATCCCAAGAAGAAGCAGTGGCTAAATTCGGTTATATGTTAGAGGCATTTGAATTTGGTACGCCACCGCACGGTGGAATCGCCTTTGGATTAGATCGACTTATTATGTTAATGGCCAAACGATCTTCTATCCGTGATGTAATTGCTTTTCCAAAAAACCAAAGCGCTACAGACGTTATGACGCAAGCTCCATCTGAGGTGGATGCGAAGCAGCTACGAGAGTTATCTATAAAAACAACTGTTGTGGCAAAGGTAAAGGTATAA
- a CDS encoding replication-associated recombination protein A, which translates to MDLFDYQANQTIANKPLAERMRPRTLREFVGQEHLLGKGKLLRKLIESDQVQSMILQGSPATGKTSLASIISSITSAEFVKLNAVSLSIADLRSVMDKAKDSMKFYRKQTIVFLDEIHALKSNTQMSLLQAVEEGTFILIGATTESITHDIIPPLVSRCKIYNLYPLTASEVKKIVNNALSDVERGLGNQQMGIEMDALDYLADICNGDVRSALNALEVASYSTKREGKINLDTIQQAFQLRSNGISTTDFYDLTSAFIKSMRGSHTDAAIYWLARMLDSGVDPIFIARRVVIQAAEDVGLANPQALQVAIAAKQAIEFIGMPEARIPLAEAVIFVSESPKSNSAYKAINSALHTVKNSRAFPVPSHLKNSSGLYINPIDHPNSRLDYLPKELEEVQLYVPQNSGIESKIFSKRNSTDKI; encoded by the coding sequence ATGGATCTTTTCGACTACCAAGCTAATCAAACAATCGCGAATAAGCCTCTTGCTGAAAGGATGAGGCCTAGGACATTGCGTGAGTTCGTAGGTCAAGAACACTTATTAGGAAAAGGAAAGCTATTGCGTAAGCTTATCGAATCTGACCAAGTTCAGTCAATGATTCTTCAAGGTTCACCAGCTACTGGTAAGACAAGCTTAGCATCAATAATTAGCAGTATAACAAGTGCTGAATTTGTAAAATTAAATGCTGTCTCTCTTTCAATTGCAGATCTTAGATCCGTTATGGACAAAGCAAAAGATAGTATGAAATTTTATAGGAAGCAAACTATCGTATTTCTAGACGAAATACACGCCTTAAAATCTAATACACAGATGTCCTTGCTTCAAGCGGTAGAAGAGGGCACATTTATTTTAATCGGTGCAACAACCGAAAGTATAACTCATGATATCATCCCACCCCTTGTTTCTCGATGCAAGATATATAATCTTTATCCTCTGACTGCGAGTGAAGTAAAAAAAATAGTTAATAATGCTCTCAGTGACGTTGAGAGAGGTCTAGGAAACCAACAAATGGGGATAGAAATGGATGCTCTAGATTATTTGGCTGATATTTGTAATGGAGATGTTCGTAGTGCTCTAAATGCCTTAGAAGTTGCCTCTTATTCTACGAAGAGAGAAGGCAAGATTAATCTTGATACCATACAGCAGGCTTTCCAGTTAAGGTCAAATGGTATATCTACAACGGATTTCTATGATCTTACATCTGCGTTTATCAAGTCAATGAGAGGAAGTCATACTGATGCAGCTATATACTGGTTAGCCCGTATGCTAGATTCAGGAGTTGATCCAATTTTCATAGCAAGAAGAGTAGTAATCCAGGCTGCAGAAGATGTTGGACTTGCTAACCCTCAGGCTTTGCAAGTAGCAATTGCAGCAAAGCAAGCTATAGAATTTATCGGTATGCCAGAGGCACGTATCCCTCTAGCGGAAGCTGTTATATTTGTTTCGGAAAGTCCAAAATCAAATTCAGCATATAAAGCGATTAATAGTGCTTTGCATACAGTGAAAAATAGCAGAGCATTTCCCGTTCCAAGCCATCTAAAAAACAGTTCAGGGTTATATATTAATCCAATAGATCACCCCAATTCTAGGTTAGATTATTTACCTAAAGAACTAGAAGAAGTCCAATTGTATGTACCACAAAATTCTGGTATTGAATCGAAAATATTCTCTAAGCGTAACTCTACCGACAAGATCTAG
- a CDS encoding site-specific integrase yields MCPIREKVAKRNKPAFGPLYQHFTAEEIIWIAESAGVDLHKLSKNAKKLKKEFPLLQWMEPEVIKIYKGKQAEFLLIYMANYGRIHLPLEVTILGLTAMSGNWPEDPDALVNKELLDNIRDFGVNKMDRSPNEIDRLEQVLIQILISVGSPLDKTVHQIDEIEKRYLDLYKKNPKDTIYAIRTRLRTLRTLLAHMGYPVEVNTERGKILTWGRAGKPTRHKDINQAMEYWGADVKIKEAYKTTATKLSHARGFINWLIDGFTEITTLANLQRNHIRAYLLYLDDFKKDSGKHLSVATINHKMQLLNQWFTWLKQHHPNLITHKKLITRLDMSSEVTSWPERISQTEARTLFKIIGNIDETRWFAAKMALILMSLTGLRINSVLTLEYDCMKEIPLGWSLKVYKRKAENYEKELLLTKVSANCIKRLQDAFKDHVAPIYSLYDKRLIRRLFVGKQGASVLCTKNVSDAFKEAQLQAGMVDKEGGPRFTPHDLRRIYASALLSQGATPEEIAALMIQRDVESLFPYEVNNTNAVKVFKKMAESKVLTGELVTNLEEVTGVSQAVDDVSQLLFDVDVMQRQITNLRYKLENNEESFPLMYGTCVCGAEIDCDGDDLTCLGCEKYTIDIGKLSQIENYLRKVFRQKWVKERAGIEMPMLEMRLERVARRVYVEQVQMSLEQALNHLKKVQDEVTPHRGRPKKKEG; encoded by the coding sequence ATGTGCCCAATTAGAGAGAAAGTTGCCAAAAGAAATAAGCCTGCTTTTGGACCACTTTATCAACACTTCACCGCAGAAGAAATAATTTGGATTGCTGAAAGTGCTGGAGTGGATTTGCATAAATTAAGTAAGAATGCGAAAAAACTCAAAAAAGAATTCCCTTTGTTGCAATGGATGGAGCCTGAAGTGATAAAGATTTATAAAGGAAAACAGGCTGAATTTCTTTTGATTTATATGGCTAATTATGGGAGAATCCATTTGCCCCTAGAGGTAACAATACTTGGGTTAACGGCAATGTCTGGCAATTGGCCTGAAGACCCAGATGCTTTGGTCAATAAAGAATTATTGGATAATATTCGAGATTTCGGCGTAAATAAAATGGATAGATCTCCTAATGAAATTGATCGACTAGAACAGGTTTTGATACAAATATTAATTTCAGTAGGAAGTCCACTGGATAAAACCGTACACCAGATAGATGAGATTGAAAAACGTTACCTAGATTTATATAAGAAAAATCCTAAGGATACCATTTATGCAATAAGAACAAGGCTACGCACATTACGAACATTACTAGCTCATATGGGTTATCCAGTAGAGGTGAATACTGAAAGAGGGAAAATCTTGACTTGGGGAAGAGCCGGCAAACCCACAAGACATAAGGATATTAATCAAGCAATGGAATATTGGGGTGCTGATGTCAAAATCAAGGAAGCCTATAAGACAACAGCAACAAAACTATCTCACGCTAGAGGTTTTATAAATTGGCTGATTGACGGATTTACGGAAATTACCACATTGGCGAATCTACAACGGAACCATATTCGTGCTTACTTACTTTATCTTGACGATTTTAAGAAAGATAGTGGCAAACATCTATCTGTAGCTACTATAAACCACAAAATGCAGCTATTAAATCAATGGTTTACATGGCTAAAACAACATCATCCCAATTTGATTACCCATAAAAAGCTAATTACAAGGCTTGACATGAGTAGTGAAGTAACATCTTGGCCTGAACGCATTAGTCAAACTGAAGCACGAACTTTATTTAAGATTATTGGTAATATAGACGAAACAAGGTGGTTTGCTGCAAAAATGGCTCTCATCTTAATGTCTTTAACTGGATTACGGATAAACTCAGTTCTTACTCTGGAATATGACTGCATGAAAGAAATTCCCCTTGGTTGGTCTCTTAAGGTATATAAACGTAAAGCTGAGAATTATGAAAAGGAATTACTACTTACGAAAGTATCGGCTAACTGTATTAAGCGACTGCAAGATGCTTTTAAGGATCATGTTGCACCTATATATTCGTTATATGATAAACGTTTGATTCGACGGTTATTTGTTGGGAAACAAGGGGCTAGCGTATTATGTACTAAAAACGTTAGTGATGCTTTTAAGGAAGCCCAGCTACAAGCAGGCATGGTCGACAAGGAGGGTGGGCCTCGTTTTACTCCACATGATCTTAGGCGAATTTACGCTTCTGCCTTACTTTCTCAAGGTGCAACGCCTGAAGAGATTGCTGCATTGATGATTCAACGCGATGTAGAAAGCTTGTTTCCATATGAGGTTAATAACACAAATGCAGTAAAAGTCTTTAAAAAGATGGCCGAGTCGAAAGTTCTTACGGGAGAGCTGGTGACAAATCTCGAAGAGGTAACTGGTGTATCACAAGCAGTTGATGATGTTTCACAATTGCTGTTTGACGTCGATGTTATGCAAAGGCAAATTACTAATTTGCGTTACAAATTGGAAAATAACGAAGAAAGTTTTCCATTAATGTATGGTACATGTGTTTGTGGTGCTGAAATTGATTGTGATGGCGATGATTTGACTTGTCTAGGGTGTGAAAAATATACAATTGATATCGGAAAGCTATCTCAAATAGAAAACTATTTACGAAAGGTTTTTAGGCAGAAGTGGGTAAAGGAGCGTGCAGGTATTGAAATGCCTATGCTTGAAATGCGCCTTGAAAGAGTTGCTAGACGTGTTTATGTAGAACAAGTTCAAATGAGTCTTGAACAGGCACTAAATCATTTAAAAAAGGTACAAGATGAGGTTACTCCACATCGTGGAAGACCTAAAAAAAAGGAGGGTTAA
- a CDS encoding MIP/aquaporin family protein: MATPYLGEFLGVATLIILGDGVVANSLLKGSKAENAGWFNIITGWMVGVLVGVFVAIACGAPQADINPAVTFAKLLNGVYTSSEAIMIMISQVGGGFVGGVIVWIYFRGHWEISDDQGAKLAVFCTGPAIRNYSQNLICEIIGTIILVFAIFAMFSKAVGSMSPGFGPYMVAVLVWGIGASLGGTTGYAINPARDLGPRIAHAFCPIAGKGSSDWAYSWVPVVGPFIGGGVAFALAKAIGIL, from the coding sequence ATGGCAACTCCGTATTTAGGAGAATTTCTTGGTGTAGCAACTTTGATTATTTTAGGTGATGGTGTTGTTGCAAATTCGTTGCTGAAAGGATCAAAAGCCGAAAATGCTGGATGGTTTAACATTATTACAGGATGGATGGTTGGCGTTTTAGTGGGCGTTTTTGTGGCAATAGCCTGCGGTGCTCCTCAAGCTGATATTAACCCAGCTGTTACTTTTGCAAAACTGCTAAATGGTGTATACACAAGCTCTGAAGCAATTATGATTATGATTTCTCAAGTTGGTGGTGGCTTTGTTGGTGGAGTTATAGTTTGGATTTATTTCCGTGGTCACTGGGAGATATCCGATGACCAAGGTGCTAAACTAGCTGTATTCTGTACCGGTCCAGCAATTCGTAACTATTCACAGAACTTAATTTGTGAAATTATTGGTACTATTATATTAGTATTTGCTATTTTCGCTATGTTCTCTAAGGCAGTAGGATCAATGTCTCCGGGATTTGGGCCTTATATGGTGGCAGTGTTAGTATGGGGTATTGGTGCGAGTTTAGGTGGTACTACTGGATATGCTATTAACCCCGCTCGGGATTTAGGTCCTCGAATTGCACATGCCTTTTGCCCTATCGCGGGCAAAGGATCTTCCGATTGGGCGTATTCTTGGGTTCCTGTTGTTGGACCATTTATCGGTGGCGGTGTAGCCTTTGCGTTAGCTAAGGCGATCGGTATACTGTAA
- a CDS encoding tyrosine-type recombinase/integrase: MNKINKEEGIKKFEDSCTLKKIVEITGTNDSVLRYWMRNLPEFLYPTDDESRTKRYNFKVVANFMAISKMRNLTTNCVNLAKAKEMLLSEYNLTELAEEVKSIVSDGDINISSGHLSLANYMRIVSKELNVKTARKFNMYYTKITEKWPTVEDWHRSKEKSIQWLHYARFSDQYWVAWSIFTGNPLPLDFLKFFEVQEAIKFLNYVGVDIHSMEKKYNNRKHVKNICGNLLRIMLMTGKHHVEDFTIEDIDMARDQGIISKHNIYKFYNYLYDLKIIGTDIPETIWSEISSRIFALPKDDRDRVIVEMIALKKNKEFAVTEGGHLSCNEFMGCVCSEIKRMSTRYYDTKGLYNFIISTWPTVEDWFNSKERTKYYNEIFCTDVYWVVWSLSKRKPLEVQFLRQLRTQNIRRYLKVLGIFQNFDETEKKLFAEGCKSNIFYPTLLRHLLLSGKRFVNDLTPEDVNRAESEDIGCTTTGYYLIRLALYLLQITNIPPITLHHAEKKRKKDSPIPLLYRDIGNNFIQAMSRRRFNPETRREKTLHLGTFLNWWVRLHSDNTTLQSISRRNWLDYIEYITVFKKDASPKTQAHWLSAIPTFFEWGWTDCPEDMPKPFEISSGDYQVISRSHKTKGNKAFDDSRHGDVLIRYIINLKPDTIVGKMKRAAAIIQATSGARAGEVERLPIDSWRFDEEDKVYKLILVTIDKMNYRFRPILITEEGKEAIREIEIIRRELGNLAPRYDQRIKESYVHLFEYRGRLVCTAFNMENFLNDCKIECGLVTEDGNPVKGGTHAFRHRFGRRVFEIAKGDLKVVQHLLGHIRISMSEHYVTEDKARRNASLRDEIIQRKLTGRAKETLLWLLEQNLTIPAYLAWQRAMDGAGTLGELIKIGQARNLGYGWCINPCVYFNKCFVCQNFLAEEDHIPYLKELLVEHFQELSYAIHVNNDGDINKAMENTKTRRTFAHINILAKQLEELGVYRKEINKLLGRGE; this comes from the coding sequence TTGAATAAAATAAATAAAGAAGAAGGAATCAAGAAGTTTGAAGATAGTTGCACTCTGAAAAAAATAGTGGAAATTACAGGAACTAATGATTCAGTATTAAGATATTGGATGAGAAACTTGCCCGAATTCCTTTATCCTACTGATGATGAAAGCCGAACTAAAAGATATAATTTTAAAGTAGTTGCTAACTTTATGGCAATATCCAAAATGCGTAATTTAACAACAAATTGCGTTAATCTAGCAAAAGCAAAAGAAATGTTGTTAAGTGAATATAATTTGACGGAGCTAGCAGAAGAAGTTAAGAGTATTGTTAGTGATGGAGATATTAATATCAGTTCAGGGCATTTGAGCCTTGCTAATTATATGCGTATAGTAAGTAAGGAGTTAAACGTAAAAACAGCAAGAAAATTTAACATGTACTATACTAAGATTACAGAGAAATGGCCGACAGTAGAGGATTGGCATAGATCTAAAGAAAAATCAATCCAATGGTTGCATTATGCTAGGTTTAGCGATCAATACTGGGTTGCCTGGAGTATCTTTACTGGAAATCCATTACCTTTGGACTTTCTTAAGTTTTTTGAGGTACAGGAAGCAATAAAATTTCTTAATTATGTTGGTGTGGATATCCATTCAATGGAAAAGAAATATAATAATAGAAAACATGTAAAAAACATTTGTGGAAATTTACTAAGAATAATGTTGATGACTGGTAAACATCATGTAGAAGACTTTACGATCGAAGATATTGATATGGCACGTGATCAAGGGATAATATCAAAGCACAACATTTATAAGTTCTATAATTATCTTTATGATTTAAAGATAATAGGTACAGATATACCTGAGACTATTTGGAGTGAAATTAGTTCTAGGATTTTTGCCCTTCCCAAAGACGACAGAGACCGAGTTATTGTGGAAATGATAGCACTCAAAAAGAATAAAGAATTTGCTGTTACAGAGGGAGGACACCTAAGTTGTAACGAGTTCATGGGTTGTGTTTGTTCTGAAATAAAAAGAATGAGTACTCGCTATTATGATACTAAAGGTCTATACAATTTTATCATTTCAACTTGGCCTACTGTGGAAGATTGGTTTAATTCAAAGGAGCGTACAAAGTATTATAATGAGATATTTTGTACTGATGTATACTGGGTAGTTTGGAGTTTGAGCAAGCGGAAACCATTGGAAGTTCAGTTTCTGAGACAGTTGAGAACTCAAAATATAAGGCGTTATCTCAAAGTATTAGGTATATTTCAGAATTTCGATGAAACTGAAAAAAAACTATTCGCAGAAGGTTGTAAATCTAATATTTTTTACCCAACTTTACTACGTCATTTATTATTAAGTGGGAAACGATTTGTGAATGATTTAACTCCAGAAGATGTTAATCGAGCTGAAAGTGAAGATATTGGGTGTACAACAACTGGATATTACTTGATACGTCTAGCACTATATTTACTTCAGATAACAAATATCCCTCCAATCACATTACATCATGCTGAAAAGAAACGTAAGAAAGACTCTCCAATACCGCTACTTTACCGCGATATAGGTAATAATTTTATTCAAGCGATGTCTAGACGAAGATTTAATCCCGAAACCAGACGAGAAAAAACATTACACTTAGGAACTTTCTTGAATTGGTGGGTGAGACTTCATTCAGACAATACTACCTTGCAGTCAATTAGTCGTAGAAATTGGCTAGATTATATTGAGTATATAACAGTTTTTAAAAAAGATGCGTCGCCTAAAACACAAGCACATTGGTTAAGTGCTATTCCCACTTTTTTTGAGTGGGGATGGACAGATTGTCCGGAAGACATGCCAAAACCGTTTGAAATTTCATCCGGTGATTACCAAGTCATATCCAGAAGCCACAAGACTAAAGGTAATAAAGCTTTTGATGATTCTCGACATGGTGATGTATTAATACGCTATATCATTAACCTTAAACCGGATACTATAGTAGGGAAAATGAAAAGAGCGGCTGCTATTATTCAAGCTACTTCTGGAGCGAGAGCAGGCGAAGTAGAAAGGTTACCTATAGATTCTTGGCGATTTGATGAAGAAGATAAAGTATATAAACTTATTCTTGTTACAATTGATAAGATGAATTACCGTTTTAGACCAATTCTCATTACAGAAGAAGGTAAAGAAGCTATTCGGGAGATTGAAATTATTCGAAGAGAGTTGGGAAATTTGGCTCCTAGATATGATCAGCGGATTAAAGAATCATACGTTCATCTCTTTGAGTATAGAGGCAGGCTTGTCTGCACTGCGTTTAACATGGAAAATTTTCTAAATGATTGCAAGATAGAGTGCGGGTTAGTAACGGAGGATGGAAATCCAGTAAAAGGAGGTACACATGCCTTTCGCCATCGATTCGGCAGAAGGGTATTTGAGATTGCCAAAGGCGACTTAAAGGTTGTTCAACATTTATTAGGGCATATCAGAATTTCGATGAGTGAGCATTATGTTACAGAAGATAAGGCACGGAGAAATGCTAGTTTAAGGGATGAAATCATACAGCGTAAGCTCACTGGTAGAGCAAAGGAGACTCTATTATGGCTTTTAGAACAAAATCTTACCATTCCAGCATATTTGGCTTGGCAAAGAGCAATGGATGGCGCTGGTACGCTTGGTGAACTGATCAAAATAGGACAAGCCAGGAACCTAGGTTACGGTTGGTGTATTAATCCGTGTGTTTACTTTAATAAATGTTTCGTTTGTCAAAATTTCCTTGCAGAAGAGGATCATATTCCTTATTTAAAAGAATTGCTGGTAGAGCATTTTCAGGAACTATCGTATGCTATTCACGTAAATAATGATGGTGATATCAATAAAGCAATGGAAAATACAAAGACACGTAGAACTTTCGCACATATAAATATTCTGGCTAAACAACTTGAAGAACTAGGTGTGTATCGGAAAGAGATAAATAAATTACTTGGCAGAGGAGAATAA
- a CDS encoding site-specific integrase: MESKSIINKEIIEVVNKPIKGLHFAWNVDDGEGNPVTRMLFDPSGKPVIEVWDYLEEIRSRQTNRYSTLSRICYDLCHFYDYLIVTKFKMEHLNNNDFAKFIDYLLTIDPDEKKRPNDAIGKSLFKQVPILTAYKKTTSQKNVIIALRDGIGLKPPSIVRITRRALLYLAWLKFRSPYRARFNFIDLDSLESSNQTYSKRVETQHQYISEKWSGYLKAKGIVMPGREIQPIDRDRVFSQDELGQLEDNTTNIREKLLFFIMKKVGMRISEALSLRWTILPKRCRGTKRWNFEEIKGDIILKDEYWSIWINQRKKNKSYWVFLPKYETQEFERLLDRYLLWRSKQIKKEDNGWVFVTRNNGERLTYEAIRQQFRRIKVRAGLNHRHKLSLHSFRHYKVTYDTNVLGIPIAITVQDTGHSVEVAEKVYRHYDPKARVTLIDGVYNYLDDSSEES; encoded by the coding sequence ATGGAATCTAAGAGTATAATCAACAAAGAAATAATTGAAGTAGTCAATAAGCCAATAAAAGGGCTACATTTTGCTTGGAATGTAGATGATGGGGAAGGTAATCCCGTAACGAGGATGTTGTTTGATCCATCTGGTAAACCAGTAATAGAGGTATGGGATTACCTTGAGGAAATCCGGAGTAGGCAAACAAATAGATATAGTACTTTAAGTCGAATTTGCTATGATCTATGCCATTTTTATGATTACTTAATTGTAACAAAGTTTAAAATGGAGCATTTAAATAATAATGACTTTGCAAAATTTATAGATTATCTTCTGACGATTGACCCTGATGAGAAAAAAAGGCCAAATGATGCAATAGGAAAGAGTTTATTTAAACAGGTGCCAATACTTACTGCATATAAAAAAACGACATCCCAAAAGAATGTAATTATAGCGTTACGTGATGGTATAGGGTTAAAACCACCATCGATAGTGAGAATAACAAGAAGAGCATTACTCTACTTAGCTTGGTTAAAATTTAGATCTCCTTATCGGGCTAGATTTAACTTCATAGATTTAGATTCACTGGAAAGTTCAAATCAAACTTACAGTAAAAGAGTAGAGACGCAACATCAATACATATCTGAAAAGTGGAGTGGCTATCTAAAGGCAAAGGGCATAGTAATGCCTGGTAGAGAAATTCAACCAATAGATCGAGATAGAGTATTTTCTCAGGACGAACTAGGACAACTAGAAGACAATACAACAAATATTAGAGAAAAGCTTCTTTTCTTTATCATGAAAAAAGTGGGTATGAGAATTAGTGAGGCATTGTCTTTAAGATGGACAATTCTCCCTAAACGATGTAGAGGGACGAAGCGTTGGAATTTCGAAGAGATTAAAGGTGATATAATTTTAAAAGATGAGTATTGGAGTATTTGGATTAACCAACGAAAAAAAAATAAATCTTACTGGGTCTTTCTACCGAAGTACGAGACCCAAGAGTTTGAAAGGCTACTTGATAGATATTTACTTTGGCGAAGCAAACAAATAAAAAAAGAAGACAACGGATGGGTATTTGTTACTCGTAATAACGGTGAACGTTTGACCTATGAGGCAATTAGACAACAATTTCGCCGGATTAAAGTACGTGCAGGACTTAATCATCGCCATAAATTATCGTTGCATAGCTTTCGTCATTATAAAGTAACTTATGATACTAATGTATTAGGTATCCCGATTGCAATAACTGTACAGGATACAGGGCATTCAGTAGAAGTTGCTGAGAAAGTTTATCGCCATTATGACCCGAAAGCTAGAGTTACACTTATTGATGGGGTATATAATTATTTAGATGATAGTAGTGAGGAGTCTTGA
- a CDS encoding putative zinc-binding protein has product MPPKSSCLAGIDAGIKPFIEAATAADIVITIASCEVGCAKKITRISLFLNNNLSILN; this is encoded by the coding sequence ATTCCCCCTAAATCCAGTTGCCTTGCCGGTATCGACGCTGGTATTAAACCATTTATTGAGGCGGCTACAGCTGCAGATATAGTAATAACAATTGCTAGCTGCGAGGTTGGATGTGCCAAGAAGATCACTAGAATAAGCTTATTTTTAAATAATAATCTCAGCATACTAAATTAA
- a CDS encoding type II toxin-antitoxin system HicB family antitoxin: MNVGELKKVLWGLKNDTPIKIITEGIRPCGYNGGEGFNIVEATPFNNQGLHLYTDSPTKTIEKNSTFSEKKIPREGWAEQMRKVEENKDFEYYMSLPYKMVIFPASEGGYVAEIPELPGCLTQGDNWQDIFEMIQDAKAAWIDIALEDGKVIPEPEDEYK, encoded by the coding sequence ATGAATGTAGGTGAGCTGAAAAAAGTTTTATGGGGATTAAAGAATGATACTCCTATAAAAATTATAACTGAAGGGATTCGTCCATGTGGTTATAATGGAGGAGAAGGTTTCAATATAGTAGAAGCTACTCCCTTTAATAATCAAGGGCTGCATCTATATACTGATTCACCCACTAAAACTATAGAAAAAAATAGTACATTTAGCGAAAAAAAAATACCGAGGGAAGGTTGGGCAGAGCAAATGAGAAAAGTTGAAGAAAATAAAGATTTTGAGTATTACATGTCTTTGCCTTATAAAATGGTGATTTTTCCTGCATCCGAAGGGGGATATGTGGCAGAAATTCCAGAACTTCCTGGTTGTTTAACGCAAGGCGATAATTGGCAAGATATTTTTGAAATGATTCAAGATGCAAAAGCGGCATGGATTGATATAGCCTTAGAAGATGGAAAAGTAATACCAGAACCAGAAGATGAATATAAATAA